A single region of the Halorussus salinus genome encodes:
- a CDS encoding 5-methyltetrahydropteroyltriglutamate--homocysteine methyltransferase, whose amino-acid sequence MTEYVATTPGVYPLPDWAKDDLADLKGHQKHDLVDGDEDEEIVSVYDEAREEVVGRQQSAGLDRVVEGQLRWDDMLAHPLAVHDAVETRGIVRYYDNNNFYREPVVTGDLTFDGDVAGELEAASEFADDDSLQAVVPGPYSLADLATDEYYGDDADFLDAVAELLAGEIEAFPEVETLFLLEPSLVENPPGEEADEDERASEAVDTVASAAGANTDVVVHTYWGALDEKVHAHLLDADFDALGYDFVSNSEENLYNINEYGTKDSIAAGVVDGQNTLVEDAGAISERADWLVENTPAADFETVYLTPNTESFYLPYSTFEEKLAALGEATDLAEVKA is encoded by the coding sequence ATGACCGAATACGTCGCGACGACGCCGGGAGTGTATCCCCTTCCGGACTGGGCCAAGGACGACTTGGCCGATCTGAAGGGCCACCAGAAACACGACCTCGTAGACGGCGACGAGGACGAGGAGATAGTCTCCGTCTACGACGAGGCGCGCGAGGAGGTCGTCGGTCGCCAGCAGTCCGCCGGACTCGACCGCGTGGTCGAGGGCCAACTCCGGTGGGACGACATGCTCGCGCACCCGCTGGCAGTCCACGACGCGGTGGAGACCCGCGGCATCGTCCGCTACTACGACAACAACAACTTCTACAGGGAGCCGGTCGTGACCGGCGACCTGACGTTCGACGGCGACGTGGCTGGCGAACTGGAGGCCGCCAGCGAGTTCGCGGACGACGACTCGCTACAGGCGGTCGTCCCCGGTCCGTACTCACTCGCGGACCTCGCCACCGACGAGTACTACGGCGACGACGCCGACTTCTTGGACGCGGTGGCCGAACTCCTCGCCGGAGAAATCGAGGCGTTCCCCGAGGTCGAGACGCTGTTCCTCCTCGAACCGTCGCTGGTGGAGAACCCGCCCGGTGAGGAGGCGGACGAAGACGAGCGCGCGAGCGAAGCGGTCGATACCGTCGCGAGCGCGGCAGGTGCGAACACCGACGTGGTCGTCCACACCTACTGGGGCGCGCTGGACGAGAAGGTTCACGCGCATCTCCTCGATGCCGATTTCGACGCGCTCGGTTACGACTTCGTGTCGAACTCCGAGGAGAACCTCTACAACATCAACGAGTACGGCACGAAAGACTCCATCGCGGCGGGCGTCGTGGACGGCCAGAACACGCTGGTCGAGGACGCGGGAGCCATCTCCGAGCGCGCCGACTGGTTGGTCGAGAACACCCCCGCGGCCGACTTCGAGACGGTGTACCTGACGCCGAACACCGAGTCGTTCTACCTGCCGTACTCGACGTTCGAGGAGAAGCTCGCCGCGCTGGGCGAAGCGACCGACCTCGCGGAGGTGAAAGCATGA
- a CDS encoding HemK2/MTQ2 family protein methyltransferase, with amino-acid sequence MTDLADRRDAETEVYQPAEDSHLLADAAVADLQSLPSDDRSDAPLALEVGTGSGYVAEKVGDETDLRVLGSDLNPHACRQARERGVEAVRADLLEPFRDDAFDAVLFNPPYLPTDPDAERDDWMEVALSGGEDGRKVIEPFLESVGRALAPDGAVYLLVSSLTGVDEVVALAEKEGFSAVALRDESFPFETLTVLKLVR; translated from the coding sequence ATGACCGACCTCGCCGACCGCCGGGACGCCGAGACCGAGGTCTACCAGCCAGCGGAGGATTCGCACCTGCTGGCCGACGCCGCGGTCGCCGACCTCCAATCGCTCCCGAGCGACGACCGCTCCGACGCCCCGCTCGCGCTGGAGGTCGGCACCGGCTCGGGGTACGTCGCCGAGAAAGTCGGCGACGAGACCGACCTGCGGGTTCTCGGCTCGGACCTGAACCCCCACGCCTGCCGACAGGCCCGCGAGCGCGGCGTCGAGGCGGTCCGGGCAGACCTGCTCGAACCGTTCCGGGACGACGCGTTCGACGCCGTGCTGTTCAACCCGCCCTACCTGCCGACCGACCCCGACGCCGAGCGCGACGACTGGATGGAGGTCGCGCTCTCGGGCGGCGAGGACGGCCGGAAGGTCATCGAACCGTTCCTCGAATCGGTCGGCCGCGCGCTCGCGCCCGACGGGGCGGTCTACCTGCTGGTCAGCAGTCTCACCGGTGTAGACGAAGTGGTCGCACTGGCCGAGAAAGAGGGCTTCTCGGCGGTCGCGCTCCGCGACGAGTCGTTCCCCTTCGAGACGCTGACCGTGCTGAAGTTAGTGCGTTAA
- a CDS encoding ion channel — MNFAYFGLGSLVLLVAVGDLLWTTIWVEGGAGPLTTRLMEWTWRTLSTVSGGRSRMLSLAGPIILVFGLAVWLVSLWAGWTLIFASGEEAVFDTIDGGPVSWADLSYFAGYTLFTLGNGGFAPKEGVWQVATVLSTASGMLFVTLTVTYVLSVLDAVAQKHAFASGVTGVGTDASTFVTTYWNGEEFESLDLQLNTFSSQIDTLTANHKAYPVLHYFHSQRATEDPVVAIAVLDEALTLLRFGLPEGVRPSEALVKDARSGIRSYLDTLFAVHRPSDRNPPAPDLALVREAGVSTVGDGDFADALADRDVDERRRLLLSVVESHARQWPTEGDE; from the coding sequence ATGAACTTCGCGTACTTCGGTCTCGGGAGTCTCGTCCTTCTGGTCGCGGTCGGAGACCTCCTCTGGACGACGATATGGGTCGAGGGCGGCGCTGGCCCGCTCACGACTCGGTTGATGGAGTGGACGTGGCGGACCCTCTCGACGGTGAGCGGCGGCCGGTCGCGGATGCTCAGTCTCGCCGGTCCGATAATTCTCGTCTTCGGTCTCGCGGTCTGGCTCGTCTCCCTCTGGGCGGGGTGGACGCTGATATTCGCCAGCGGCGAGGAGGCCGTCTTCGACACGATAGACGGCGGCCCGGTCTCGTGGGCCGACCTGAGCTACTTCGCGGGATACACCCTGTTCACGCTGGGGAACGGCGGGTTCGCGCCGAAAGAGGGCGTCTGGCAGGTCGCGACCGTCCTCTCGACTGCGAGCGGGATGCTCTTCGTCACGCTGACGGTCACCTACGTCCTCTCGGTCCTCGACGCGGTGGCCCAGAAGCACGCGTTCGCCAGCGGCGTGACCGGCGTCGGTACCGACGCGAGTACGTTCGTGACGACCTACTGGAACGGCGAGGAGTTCGAGAGCCTCGACCTCCAACTGAACACGTTCTCGTCGCAAATCGACACGCTCACCGCGAATCACAAGGCCTACCCGGTTCTGCACTACTTCCACAGCCAACGAGCAACCGAGGACCCGGTCGTCGCCATCGCGGTCCTCGACGAGGCGCTGACGCTCCTTCGGTTCGGTCTCCCCGAGGGAGTCCGCCCTAGCGAGGCCTTGGTGAAAGACGCACGCTCGGGAATCCGGAGCTACCTCGACACGCTCTTCGCGGTGCATCGACCGAGCGACCGCAATCCGCCCGCGCCGGACCTCGCGCTCGTCCGCGAGGCCGGTGTCTCGACCGTCGGCGACGGCGACTTCGCCGACGCGCTCGCCGACCGCGACGTGGACGAGCGACGGCGACTCCTCCTCAGCGTGGTCGAGTCCCACGCCCGCCAGTGGCCGACCGAGGGCGACGAGTAG
- a CDS encoding HVO_2753 family zinc finger protein produces the protein MSQSKQKQARRCVSCGINISGSNAASFKCPDCGQQIYRCAKCRKQSNLYECPDCGFMGP, from the coding sequence ATGAGCCAATCGAAACAGAAGCAGGCGCGACGATGCGTCTCCTGCGGGATCAACATCTCCGGGAGCAACGCGGCGTCGTTCAAGTGCCCCGACTGCGGGCAGCAGATTTACCGCTGTGCCAAGTGTCGCAAGCAGAGCAACCTCTACGAGTGCCCCGACTGCGGGTTCATGGGACCGTAA
- a CDS encoding cystathionine gamma-synthase codes for MTDDEFRFETRSIHAGQEPDEETGALMTPIHANSTYEQDAPGEHRGYEYSRTGNPTRTDLEANVASLEGGEYGRAFSSGMGAINTVLNLLESGDHVVASEDVYGGTHRIFTQVYEQYDLQFDFVDMTDLDETEAAMREETELVWVETPTNPLLNVVDIAGTADIAHDHDALCAVDNTFATPYLQRPLELGADLVTHSLTKYMGGHSDVVGGALVTDDEELDEQFGFYQNSVGATPGPHECFLVLRGTKTLPVRMDRHCENASELAQWLEDHEDVSRVYYPGLESHPDHDLASEQMDDFGGMVSFEMDASLDETADVVSNTEVFTLAESLGGVESLIEQPATMTHAAIPKEERVAAGLRDGLIRASVGIENVDDLKADLEQAFEQSLN; via the coding sequence ATGACCGACGACGAGTTCAGGTTCGAGACGCGCTCGATTCACGCCGGACAGGAACCCGACGAGGAGACCGGGGCGCTCATGACCCCGATTCACGCCAACTCCACCTACGAGCAGGACGCGCCGGGCGAACACCGCGGCTACGAGTACTCCCGGACGGGCAACCCCACCAGAACGGACCTCGAAGCCAACGTCGCCAGCCTCGAAGGCGGCGAGTACGGCCGCGCGTTCTCCAGCGGGATGGGCGCGATAAACACGGTCCTCAATCTGCTGGAGTCGGGCGACCACGTGGTCGCCAGCGAGGACGTGTACGGCGGCACCCACCGCATCTTCACGCAGGTCTACGAGCAGTACGACCTCCAGTTCGACTTCGTGGACATGACGGATTTGGACGAGACCGAGGCCGCGATGCGCGAGGAGACCGAACTCGTGTGGGTCGAGACCCCCACGAATCCCCTCCTCAACGTCGTGGACATCGCGGGCACCGCCGACATCGCCCACGACCACGACGCGCTCTGTGCCGTGGACAACACCTTCGCCACGCCGTACCTCCAGCGCCCGCTCGAACTCGGCGCGGACCTCGTGACCCACTCGCTGACGAAGTACATGGGCGGCCACTCCGACGTGGTGGGTGGGGCCTTGGTCACCGACGACGAGGAGCTAGACGAGCAGTTCGGCTTCTACCAGAACAGCGTCGGTGCGACGCCCGGTCCCCACGAGTGTTTCCTCGTGTTGCGCGGGACGAAGACGCTCCCGGTCCGGATGGACCGCCACTGCGAGAACGCCAGCGAACTGGCCCAGTGGCTCGAAGACCACGAGGACGTGAGTCGCGTCTACTACCCCGGACTGGAATCGCACCCGGACCACGACCTCGCCAGCGAGCAGATGGACGACTTCGGCGGGATGGTCAGCTTCGAGATGGACGCGAGCCTCGACGAGACCGCCGACGTGGTGTCGAACACCGAGGTCTTCACGCTCGCGGAGAGTCTGGGCGGCGTCGAGAGCCTCATCGAACAGCCCGCAACGATGACCCACGCCGCGATTCCGAAAGAGGAGCGCGTCGCGGCCGGACTCCGCGACGGCCTCATCCGGGCGAGCGTCGGCATCGAGAACGTCGATGACCTGAAGGCGGACTTGGAGCAGGCGTTCGAGCAGTCGCTGAACTGA
- a CDS encoding FKBP-type peptidyl-prolyl cis-trans isomerase, whose protein sequence is MSEEQEADVADDEEQTEVEDEANEGLQRGDFIRLDYTARTVDDGDIVDTTDPEVAEEEGLDDEERDFEPRTIVLGEGHIFESVEEDLVGKDIGHSGSTTIPAAEAFGEGDPDEIKTVSADKIPEDERYPGAHVNVDGEHGHVETIIGGRARVDFNHPLAGEDIEYDYEIVGEVEDRVEQAQGLISMYIDADLDMWIETDEVEEETVVEPDDEDAEPETETVEKETLYIESTPQLAMNQQWMFQKQQIAQNVMDQLGLDRVIIQETIEGGGMGPMGGMMGGGMGGADLEEALEDADVDEDEIVEELEEVDADEE, encoded by the coding sequence ATGAGTGAAGAACAAGAGGCCGACGTGGCCGACGACGAGGAACAGACGGAAGTCGAAGACGAGGCCAATGAGGGACTTCAGCGAGGAGACTTCATCCGCCTCGACTACACCGCGCGCACCGTAGACGACGGCGACATCGTGGACACGACCGACCCCGAGGTCGCCGAAGAAGAGGGTCTGGACGACGAGGAGCGCGACTTCGAGCCGCGCACCATTGTCCTCGGCGAGGGTCACATCTTCGAGAGCGTCGAGGAGGACCTCGTGGGCAAGGACATCGGGCACTCCGGGAGTACGACCATCCCCGCCGCGGAAGCCTTCGGCGAGGGTGACCCGGACGAAATCAAGACCGTCAGCGCCGACAAGATTCCGGAAGACGAGCGCTACCCCGGCGCGCACGTCAACGTGGACGGCGAACACGGTCACGTCGAGACCATCATCGGCGGCCGCGCTCGCGTGGACTTCAACCACCCGCTCGCGGGCGAGGACATCGAGTACGACTACGAAATCGTCGGCGAGGTCGAGGACCGCGTCGAGCAGGCTCAGGGCCTCATCTCGATGTACATCGACGCCGACCTCGACATGTGGATCGAGACCGACGAGGTCGAAGAGGAGACGGTCGTCGAGCCGGACGACGAGGACGCCGAACCCGAGACCGAGACGGTCGAGAAGGAGACGCTGTACATCGAGAGTACGCCCCAGCTGGCGATGAACCAGCAGTGGATGTTCCAGAAACAGCAGATCGCCCAGAACGTCATGGACCAGCTCGGACTGGACCGCGTCATCATCCAAGAGACCATCGAGGGCGGCGGCATGGGCCCGATGGGCGGCATGATGGGCGGCGGCATGGGCGGCGCTGACCTCGAAGAAGCCCTCGAAGACGCCGACGTGGACGAAGACGAGATCGTCGAAGAACTCGAAGAAGTCGACGCCGACGAGGAGTAA
- a CDS encoding 50S ribosomal protein L21e: MPSSNGPYHSTRNKLSNNPRERGTSPPQRAVQQYEEGQKVHLKIDPSVEKGRFHPRFDGLTGEIEGKQGEAYKVGVTDGGKDKTLIVTPAHLKAQE, translated from the coding sequence ATGCCGAGTTCGAACGGACCCTACCACAGCACTCGTAACAAACTCTCGAACAATCCCCGAGAGCGCGGTACGTCCCCGCCTCAGCGCGCCGTCCAGCAGTACGAGGAGGGCCAGAAGGTCCACCTCAAAATCGACCCGAGCGTCGAGAAGGGTCGCTTCCACCCGCGCTTCGACGGTCTCACCGGCGAAATCGAAGGCAAGCAGGGCGAAGCCTACAAGGTCGGCGTCACCGACGGCGGCAAGGACAAGACGCTCATCGTCACCCCCGCGCACCTGAAAGCGCAGGAGTAG
- a CDS encoding VOC family protein, with product MANDRRPADDFEVTADLPDSPMHTTGTDHITLIGSNAEETIEFYRDLLGMPLVLRQPNLDDPSQTHLFFDSGDGRIVTFFVNDDRDSDPRPQRTPVGGVHHLSFSIDPERFEEVRDALEDAGRGYNEFDRGIFHSLYTQDHNGLVIELSTDKWAIPDDRRGEVLATAQRIREEDGADFAEERHLEQALDELGIDAEKFDLPEASSGAGV from the coding sequence ATGGCAAACGACCGCCGACCAGCAGACGATTTCGAGGTCACGGCCGACCTGCCGGACAGTCCGATGCACACCACCGGAACCGACCATATCACGCTCATCGGGAGCAACGCCGAGGAGACCATCGAGTTCTACCGGGACCTCCTCGGAATGCCCCTCGTGCTTCGCCAACCCAATCTGGACGACCCCTCTCAGACGCACCTCTTCTTCGACTCGGGCGACGGGCGCATCGTCACGTTCTTCGTGAACGACGACCGCGACTCGGACCCCCGGCCACAGCGCACCCCGGTCGGCGGTGTGCATCACCTCTCGTTTTCCATCGACCCCGAGCGGTTCGAGGAGGTCCGCGACGCGCTCGAAGACGCCGGACGAGGCTACAACGAGTTCGATCGCGGCATCTTCCACTCGCTGTACACCCAAGACCACAACGGACTGGTCATCGAACTCTCGACCGACAAGTGGGCGATTCCGGACGACCGCCGGGGCGAGGTCCTCGCCACCGCCCAGCGCATCCGCGAGGAGGACGGTGCCGACTTCGCCGAGGAGCGCCACCTCGAACAGGCGCTGGACGAACTCGGCATCGACGCCGAGAAGTTCGACCTGCCGGAGGCCTCCTCGGGCGCTGGCGTCTGA
- a CDS encoding mechanosensitive ion channel family protein yields MRGPLDDLLSTIDQLANFGRAETVAATAVILTGLAAALWAARYARPKLRRRFPSHVGDVVLLASLAGGLLVATVSLVVLWGQGTNAAQALDRINATAGKGFTVFLALAVLAAAYVVTGFVKKAIDRFADGHDTISQHQSEIVYRVSQLTVYVSAGAIVLGLWNVDLSGLLVGAGFLGIVVGMAARQTLGALLAGFVLMFSRPFEIGDWVEIDDEEGIVTDISIVNTRIQTFAGEYVMIPNDIVSGEKIVNKSRKGRLRIEVEVGVDYEADVERAADLAEETMKDLDEVLTVPTPKVVLKEFGDSAVTLVLRCWIDKPSARRQWRARTAVIRSVKETFDREGVKIPFPQRELTGRQESGGFRVAGETDLPEATADGGVTEDATPVDGEGDE; encoded by the coding sequence GTGAGGGGTCCCCTCGACGACCTCCTCTCGACCATCGACCAGTTGGCGAACTTCGGCCGGGCCGAGACGGTCGCGGCGACCGCCGTCATCCTCACCGGTCTCGCCGCGGCGCTCTGGGCCGCCCGGTACGCCCGACCGAAGCTCAGGCGGCGGTTCCCGAGCCACGTCGGCGACGTAGTGTTGCTCGCCTCGCTCGCTGGCGGCCTCCTCGTGGCGACGGTCAGCCTCGTCGTCCTCTGGGGGCAAGGGACCAACGCCGCCCAAGCACTCGACCGGATCAACGCTACCGCCGGGAAGGGATTCACGGTGTTCCTCGCGCTGGCGGTGTTGGCGGCGGCGTACGTCGTTACCGGCTTCGTCAAGAAGGCCATCGACCGGTTCGCCGACGGCCACGACACCATCAGCCAGCACCAGAGCGAAATCGTCTACCGGGTCTCGCAACTCACGGTGTACGTCTCCGCGGGAGCCATCGTCCTCGGCCTCTGGAACGTGGACCTCAGCGGCCTGCTGGTCGGTGCCGGATTCCTCGGTATCGTGGTCGGTATGGCCGCCCGCCAGACGCTCGGTGCCCTGCTGGCCGGGTTCGTGCTGATGTTCTCCCGGCCCTTCGAAATCGGCGACTGGGTGGAGATAGACGACGAGGAGGGCATCGTGACCGACATCTCCATCGTCAACACGCGCATCCAGACGTTCGCGGGCGAGTACGTGATGATTCCCAACGACATCGTGAGCGGCGAGAAGATAGTCAACAAGAGCCGGAAGGGACGCCTCCGCATCGAGGTCGAAGTCGGGGTCGATTACGAGGCCGACGTGGAGCGCGCGGCCGACCTCGCCGAGGAGACCATGAAGGACTTGGACGAGGTGCTGACCGTGCCGACGCCGAAGGTCGTCCTCAAGGAGTTCGGCGACTCGGCGGTGACGTTAGTCCTGCGGTGCTGGATAGACAAGCCCAGCGCCCGCAGACAGTGGCGCGCCCGCACCGCGGTCATCCGGTCGGTCAAGGAGACGTTCGACCGCGAGGGCGTCAAGATTCCGTTCCCCCAGCGCGAACTCACCGGCCGACAGGAGTCGGGCGGCTTCCGCGTCGCTGGCGAGACCGACCTGCCGGAGGCGACCGCCGATGGCGGTGTCACCGAGGACGCGACGCCGGTAGACGGGGAGGGAGACGAATGA
- a CDS encoding HFX_2341 family transcriptional regulator domain-containing protein → MQTIDEVHIAPLGYEYDRIVGPVREHNVDILYLLEHDDPGNGPDYHDDLREELEDLGVEIRSRSVDVFDIYDVLGIVTTLTADHAQDIVRVNVSSGSKLSAVGAAIACMATDATAYYVHPSDYPASDRKERRSYGYAGDEVLPSYPIESPTTDQVAVMDFLADANTEAYTVKKKDIIEYAEEQGLAFVADNDPANDKAKFALLNANVVDPLLEDGYVEIEDVGRRKQVVLTDTGADALRAFRHKLRDL, encoded by the coding sequence ATGCAGACCATAGACGAGGTTCACATCGCCCCGCTCGGTTACGAGTACGACCGCATCGTCGGCCCCGTGCGCGAACACAACGTCGATATCCTCTATCTCCTCGAACACGACGACCCCGGCAACGGTCCCGACTACCACGACGACCTGCGCGAGGAGTTAGAAGACCTCGGCGTCGAGATTCGCTCGCGGAGCGTGGACGTGTTCGACATCTACGACGTGTTGGGTATCGTGACGACGCTGACCGCCGACCACGCCCAAGACATCGTTCGGGTGAACGTCTCCAGCGGGTCGAAGCTCTCGGCGGTCGGCGCGGCCATCGCGTGCATGGCCACCGACGCGACGGCCTACTACGTCCACCCGTCGGACTACCCCGCCAGCGACCGCAAGGAGCGCCGGAGCTACGGCTACGCGGGCGACGAAGTGCTTCCCTCCTACCCCATCGAGTCGCCGACGACCGACCAAGTGGCGGTGATGGACTTCCTCGCGGACGCCAACACCGAGGCCTACACCGTCAAGAAGAAAGACATCATCGAGTACGCCGAGGAGCAAGGCCTCGCGTTCGTCGCCGACAACGACCCCGCCAACGACAAGGCGAAGTTCGCGCTGTTGAACGCGAACGTCGTGGACCCGCTGTTGGAGGACGGCTACGTCGAAATCGAAGACGTTGGCCGTCGCAAGCAGGTCGTGCTGACCGACACGGGGGCCGACGCCCTCCGCGCGTTCCGCCACAAGCTACGAGACCTCTGA
- a CDS encoding methionine synthase, which yields MSQNREQFRPENHPNEHFLLTTVVGSYPKPKWLDRARDLHEDDEADFDDAAWNEAKDDAARLITDEHERAGLDVLVDGEMRRNEMVEFFAHRIEGYEFNGPVKVWGHNTFDKPSVVSEVEYDESWLVDEYEFTASVTDKPVKVPITGPYTLANWSFNEAYEDTEALAHDLADLVNEEIEKLVEAGARYVQIDEPALATTPDDHAIVGDCLERIADGIPEDVRIGLHVCYGDYSRIYPEILEFPVDEFDLELANGDYDQLDVFKDPEFTADLALGVVDAHDADVETVPEVKENIKKGLEVVPPEQLTVSPDCGVKLLPRTVAYEKMANLVQAAREVEQELDDGEIEVERSAVTADD from the coding sequence ATGAGCCAGAACAGAGAGCAGTTCCGACCCGAGAATCACCCGAACGAACACTTCCTGCTGACGACCGTCGTGGGTAGCTACCCCAAGCCCAAGTGGCTGGACCGCGCCCGCGACCTCCACGAAGACGACGAAGCGGACTTCGACGACGCGGCGTGGAACGAAGCCAAGGACGACGCCGCGCGACTCATCACGGACGAACACGAGCGCGCCGGACTCGACGTGCTGGTGGACGGCGAGATGCGGCGCAACGAGATGGTCGAGTTCTTCGCCCACCGCATCGAGGGCTACGAGTTCAACGGGCCGGTGAAGGTGTGGGGGCACAACACCTTCGACAAGCCCTCGGTCGTCTCCGAAGTCGAGTACGACGAGTCGTGGCTGGTCGACGAGTACGAGTTCACCGCGAGCGTCACGGACAAGCCCGTCAAGGTGCCCATCACCGGCCCGTACACGCTGGCGAACTGGAGCTTCAACGAGGCCTACGAGGACACCGAGGCGCTGGCCCACGACCTCGCGGACCTCGTGAACGAGGAGATAGAGAAGTTGGTCGAAGCTGGCGCTCGCTACGTCCAGATAGACGAACCCGCGCTGGCGACGACGCCCGACGACCACGCCATCGTCGGCGACTGTCTGGAGCGGATTGCGGACGGAATCCCCGAGGACGTGCGCATCGGCCTGCACGTCTGCTACGGCGACTACTCGCGCATCTATCCCGAGATTCTGGAGTTCCCGGTGGACGAGTTCGACCTCGAACTCGCCAACGGCGACTACGACCAGTTGGACGTGTTCAAAGACCCCGAGTTCACCGCGGACCTCGCGCTCGGCGTGGTGGACGCCCACGACGCCGACGTGGAGACGGTGCCCGAAGTCAAGGAGAACATCAAGAAGGGGCTGGAAGTCGTGCCACCCGAGCAGTTGACAGTCAGCCCGGACTGCGGCGTGAAGCTCCTGCCCCGTACGGTGGCCTACGAGAAGATGGCCAACCTCGTGCAGGCCGCCCGAGAGGTCGAGCAGGAGCTAGACGACGGCGAAATCGAGGTCGAGCGGTCGGCCGTGACCGCCGACGACTGA
- a CDS encoding RNA polymerase Rpb4 family protein — protein MSIFKEKVEEEYLTTAEAKELLGDVEQERALDEDREMRYELARAIEHVNRFATLDAEESRELVEELLELDKVDEPTAYKITDVLPQDRDELRAVYAQERYTLSGDELDDILDVVAKYV, from the coding sequence ATGAGTATATTCAAGGAAAAGGTCGAGGAGGAGTACCTCACCACCGCGGAAGCCAAGGAACTCCTCGGGGACGTAGAGCAGGAGCGGGCCTTGGACGAGGACCGCGAGATGCGCTACGAACTGGCGCGTGCCATCGAACACGTCAACCGGTTCGCCACGCTCGACGCCGAGGAGTCCCGCGAACTCGTCGAGGAACTCCTCGAACTCGACAAGGTGGACGAGCCGACCGCCTACAAGATCACCGACGTTCTTCCGCAGGACCGCGACGAACTCCGCGCGGTGTACGCCCAAGAGCGCTACACGCTCTCGGGTGACGAACTCGACGACATCCTCGACGTGGTCGCGAAGTACGTCTGA
- a CDS encoding DUF655 domain-containing protein translates to MSEQNDDDEQVPAVVLDYLPHGRADDDRPQYQKPALAYALGVEEFRLFEVTLEEDVSLTITDRFDADSADDLVANVTEIEYGDLSGAAQSELEHAIRDVVETDQRRFVDFYNDAQPITLRLHQLNLLPGIGKKLRNNILEERKRKPFQSFEDLGERVSGLHNPKEVLVERILEEIREDDLKYRTFVRVEEQQQ, encoded by the coding sequence ATGAGTGAACAGAACGACGACGACGAGCAGGTGCCAGCGGTCGTCTTGGACTACCTCCCGCACGGCCGCGCCGACGACGACAGGCCGCAGTATCAAAAGCCCGCGTTGGCCTACGCGCTCGGTGTCGAGGAGTTCCGTTTGTTCGAGGTGACACTCGAAGAGGACGTGAGCCTCACCATCACCGACCGGTTCGACGCCGACTCGGCCGACGACCTCGTGGCGAACGTCACGGAAATCGAGTACGGGGACCTCTCGGGGGCCGCCCAGTCGGAACTCGAACACGCCATCCGCGACGTGGTCGAGACGGACCAGCGGCGCTTCGTGGACTTCTACAACGACGCCCAACCCATCACGCTCCGACTCCACCAGTTGAACCTCCTGCCCGGCATCGGGAAGAAGCTCCGGAACAACATCTTGGAGGAGCGAAAGCGAAAGCCCTTCCAGAGCTTCGAGGACCTCGGAGAGCGAGTGTCCGGTCTCCACAACCCGAAAGAGGTGCTGGTCGAGCGCATCTTGGAGGAGATTCGCGAGGACGACCTGAAGTACCGGACGTTCGTGCGCGTCGAGGAACAGCAACAGTAA
- a CDS encoding elongation factor 1-beta, which produces MGKVAAKIKVMPQSPEIDLDELQDRLSESLPEGAKINGFERDEVAFGLVALLPTVIVPDDTGGTEAVEEGFSNVEGVESVEVENVGRI; this is translated from the coding sequence ATGGGAAAGGTAGCCGCGAAAATCAAGGTCATGCCGCAGAGCCCCGAAATCGACCTCGACGAGCTTCAGGACCGACTCTCCGAGTCGCTCCCCGAAGGCGCGAAGATCAACGGCTTCGAGCGCGACGAAGTCGCGTTCGGACTCGTCGCGCTCCTGCCGACCGTCATCGTCCCCGACGACACGGGCGGGACGGAAGCGGTCGAGGAGGGCTTCTCGAACGTCGAGGGCGTCGAGAGCGTCGAAGTCGAGAACGTCGGCCGGATTTAA